The stretch of DNA ATAGCATCAGGATTGGAGAGTGGGTCCAGATCAGCAAACAGATTAAACCAGGCAGACATGTCCCTGGTTCCACCTTTGGGTGCTACAGCTACAAACACAGGCAAAGAGAGAACaattaaaagacaaaaacaacaaaagaaaagacgTCATCAAATATTAATGCCAGTTCTTTGTCTAAATTTATTAACTAAAGCTGCACTCGCTCTATTAACAGGCATGCCTACCGCTGGCTGACGTCCTGGGGCTGCTTTGGGCAGCTGGGATCTGACCGCTGGTGGGCGGGGGCTGAAGGGGTTGGGCTTGAAACATAGGTGGAGTCACCCATCCTGATTAACAACCacaaaatgtgaaagaaaaaGCTAATGTGAATGAATCCATGGCACCAAGAAAGAACTAAAGGTGCTGTCAAACATTTCTCCCACAAGGAGGTGTTAGAGGAAGGAAagaggaaggtgtgtgtgtggagaattCTGACCTGTGGTGCTTAGGCTATGGTCGAGGAGCTGTGAGGGCAGGAAGCCGGTGGGGCTCGCAGGCTGGGACGGGGACAGGGGAGCCGTGGGATTGCTTGCCGCAGGGTTGTGTGTGGTAGAGGGGGCGGCTGCGGGCGGCTCGAAATAGCCGAAAGCATCCTGCCATGCCTTGCTGAAGTCATCGGCCCCGCTGGAGGCTCCAGGGCTCAGCAGGTCCTGCAGAAACGCCAGATCACCTCTCTCTCCATCGTCTTCAGCTCCAGACTGTGGGGTGAGGCCAGAGAGCAGGTCCCTGCCAACTAAAGCGACAGTGTTCTTTTCAATTGAAATCTTTTGTTACTGAAAATGACAGTGACTGCATCTGCAAAAAGCCCACtcaattaaactgaactgatcaGTTCAAAGATTCTAAGAAATGAAAACAAGATGCAAGAAACATGACGAGGTGGAGAAACGTACGCCCATTTTACACCAGACCAGACGTTGCCTCATGTGGCAAGCTAACTACCGACATGGtcctacatttaaaaataaaggtgcttcaaatggttcctgGAGCGATGTGACAAAAGAACAACTTCTGGTTTCATACTGAATTACGTTTGATCAGATTATTAAGCTCGTTTTTTATGCAACCATGTGAAAGAGGCTCTTCTATATAGCATCACTCAAAATAACTATTTGaggcaccttcattttttatAGCGTAGTACAAACTTAACTAAGCAATACCTCTTTCAAGCAGTTCAAAATGTCCAAAGGTGAACTATGTTTTCTAATGTTTAAACTAAATGAAGACGTCTGCATGTTCGAGTACGTACCTTTATACACTTCTACAGTACAACAAAAACTTTCTCATTGCTTATACCAGCTTATAAAGCTGGGGCCTGAGCGCAGGGCCAGCCATGCTATGGCACCCCTGGAGCTGCAAGGCTTATGGGAGCTTAGAgaagaacccacaaccctgtgatcaaaaaCTCAGTGCTTAAATCACTAGTAATTCAATAATGTATATTATAGCGGTGACCAGTAAGCATTTCTGAGCTTAAATCAGCAgggctggatgccacatgaACCTTTTCAGGCCACTCTGTAATGCATTATTGTACCGGCCAAAAAACTGCAACGTCCTGTGGCCAAGGACAATTGCAGAGCTACAGTAAACTTTCACTGTATCAGCTCTCAGTATTGGCTAATTAGAGAAACATTGTCAAATCGGCCGATGCAGACAAATTGCAGATACATTTTTCAATCTCTAGTATATTAACCTATTAATACTAATTACGTAGAAAATGTACTTGACTTCTGGTGTAGAAAAGCAAATGTATCACAGTAGGTCAGGCTCGTGCAACTGTGTCACTTCTGGTGTAAAATCAGCTTTATCAGCTGGAACGCAACACAGAAAGAAGAAGTGGAAAAAAAGTGTCCCAGTCCTCTAAACAGGTTGGAAAGAACAGATCATTTCAGAAAGgttataaaaaagtatttacacACGGTCATGATTCAATTTCCAGACAGTGACGGAAAGTTAGAAGCAAAAGATTATTAGATCTAAGCTtttcagacaggctgtgtgGGACTCAGAAAGTGTGAAAGGAAGGGGAGGTATGCAAGGCTTAGATTAAGTCAGTGTCAATGCCTTAAAGGTCATGTTGGGCCccattttagcgatctttaggcAAGTCTGTCAACCGCATGGCTTGATTTAGGacgtcagtgtgtctttgctatcgtaacggcGGGAAAAGTACGCCTTGCGCAGCTCAAAACGTGTTGAAGGTATGTACTAAGTCATtcaattaatcatgggtgtgttttgggcttaTCGtgaaataaaccaatcagtgtgtcacttgccattaCCTCTAAGAGCCAGGTGctgtctgactttggtggattgctatttTAATGGCACAAAGCGGGGGTGTACGTGCAttgggcacgcgcctgtgttgacaattcactgccaagatagcgaCGATCGTCTGATTGCTGACGTCTGCCTAGAtagttttcagtcagtgggGCATCTGTATTTTCTGTCGCCAAGGTAGCAATACACCAGACATTTACCTGAACACTCCTCATTTCGGTGGAAGGCATGAAAATTAACTGTTGGTGATGTGCAAGATAACAATGAGCATAGCGACACGCCTTGCGCAGGGTTCAAGATAGGGCCCATATACTCTTATTCCATATGTTAATGCAGTTCCATGGGGTCTTAATAAAATGTCTGTGACATTCTATGGTCATAATAACAGCAGACTCGAGTCTAGCATCCTTCTCACCCTGTCCATACAGCCCTGTTCTAAGGGACAAATTGTAGTCATTATTCCTTTAAAAATAATGAGCCACTGCTCAATCCCGTAGCACTAGCTATCTAACATTTACCTCACCTTGCGTTCACCTCTAATAGACTTGTTTAGGAGGCCTAAACAAGATCCTAGATCACTAGTACTAGTGTGTTTTTGCTATTGCTATGTTCTTTTAAGCAATATTACATATAACTATGACTAAGTAAAGTTGCAAAAGTAGCTAAAGATGCCATGACTAGGCTGATTTTGTAGAGTTCATTTTTACTGAACTATTAAGGAGACTTTCTCACACATAACCAGAATAGGACAGGACAGTCTGGAGATCGGGACAGATGAAAGAGATTGAAGATTAGCACAGGTCAGCATTAggcacattttagacacagaGGTTTCTAAAGAGGTTTCAGTGAGGCTGTAGGAGAGCTTAGGACAGATGAGGCAGCTAGGTCTGAATGTATACCCTTCTCAGGTAGTGGCATGCTGGGGAAGGCCTCAGGGATGTCCCCCTGAAAGACAGCAGAGTCCCACTGTTCAGCAGGGGACAGTGTGGCCTCTGGACAGCTCTGGGACTGTGCTATAGGTACAGGTGGGATCATAGCAGGGATCATCGCGGGGAACAGGGTGGGGGCAGTGTCTGAGGCCATGAGTAAGAGGTCATCGTCTAGGCTGACTCCACTGATGGGGCCTGAGGGCTCAAGTGAGGCTGCACAGATGTGGTTAAAAAAAGATATTGTATGCAATACTGCAAGTACATTCATGAAATTCCTTTAGCTTTAATATTAAAAGAAAAGTTTGGCAAAAAATCAAATTGGCTTGCCAGAAAGTTTTCAGTCATatcaaatagacttgcttatgggTTGcttgtgtcatacagtgttaTGCTGAACAGCTATAAGCTTCCAATACTTTAGTTGCATTAGCCTTGTAACTCCAGCACAAAACAGGAACCTTTGACAAGATACGTGTCTGAGTTCATGGACTACAtttagagaagagaagaaatgtgTGAATTCAACTTCTTGCCAAACTTGGAAAAAATTAAGCAAGTGCTGATTAAGTATGACTGAGCAAAGCTGAGGCAGGTGGAGAGGCTGGTTAACATCTTTATTACAAGTGAATATCTACACATGCTGTATTTATTCACACACGCATGGCATCAGTGGTATAATGGTGGTTTAATATAATtcttaataaaatacaatttaattAAGAGTGTTGCCTCAATTCAGTCAAATTTTTAATAAAGCAAAAATAATAAGTGCATAAAAATCTTGTGTTGTGTGTAGTTAGACATTTAACTTTATTAGAGTATTAAGAGTATTCAAGGCTTTAAAATGGGGCAGTGGAGTGATTGCGTGCAGTCCCATCTTTGGCCTCCAGGGGAGTGCTCACCACTACAAAGGAGTCTCAGAAAGCATGAACCATCAGAGCGATGTTTAAGACTACTGCCCCTTTTGACGACCTGGAGGAATATCCTGTCCAGCCCAACCCAGCATTCAGCTAACAGGTTTGTTAGCTAACGGGTGAACAAGCACCTGTCTGTTGTAAATACAAGCTTAGTTGTGTCAAGTTGTTTTGCTTGTTGTGTGCTTGTCTTCTAAGCCATTACTCATTGGAAGTCTGTGAAATCTTCAATTAATCCTCACTGGTTTGTGCGATTATACAGTGTCCGCTGTTTGGTCTGGCAAAAGGTCTGGGGAGAGAGCCCACTGTCATTTTCTGTTAGGGCCTGACTCTACACTGGGTCATTACAGGCCTCATTTTAAACAGGCCTCTTACATAGGCTGTGCACTGCGGTGCCCTGATGTAGTATTTACAATATGTACAATTTAAAATTGTATATAATTAAAAGTGGGTGAAAAGGTCTCAGGTCACCAGACCTCAAATCTCAATTCACCTACTGTTCCAAAGCATATACTCTGGCTGGATGTGCACTCATTTTGTGGAAGAGTGGACTTAAAAGGACAAGAGCCCAAGTGACCAGGAAAAGCATTACCTGACAGGACTGACCATGTAAACCAAGAatttgaaattaaataaaattttacCAGATAAAAACTatgtaaaagaaataaacaaataaataataataacaaaaaacatttatgtTATGGTGGTGTTTGATGCAGAGATTCTTACCCGAGTCCAAGCTTGCACATAAAGAGCTGTCCGAGTCTTTATGATGACCATCGCTTCCAAGGGCAGAATCTGCAGGAGAAGCACATTTTGCCACCCTCTTAAGGACTTTGGAAACAGTATTAATTGACATGCAGTGTCACGGTACATACCAGCTACAGGAACTGATTCCCCTGACTGATCCTCTTCCAGGGACACCAGGCTGAAAGACAAAATCATACATCTAAACCTCTAGTTTGCACATGGGGTGGGATTTTGGATGTCTGGCTGGATGGAAGGGTCTCACACTGGTCCTAAGCTAATGTGAGATCTAAATTTGCTGCTTTACCAAGGATATAGGATTCATATATAACATGACTTTCACGCCATCCCACTAGCAGCAGAGACAAGTGCTACACGGGCaccagacacaaacacactatgATGGCTCCCGCATGTTTCTTTATTGGGGATGTGTAGGTGTCTGGAAGGATCTGCTACTGTACAGTCTGCATATCACCACGCAACAGAAGCTAATCTACTGACTCACTTCCTTCACAGTCTCTGATGGATGATGACCGTTACGCCTGGTCTTTTCTGTCCGTCAGAGGCAagcaagtacacacacacacatttttctacCAGCAGGTCTTTGAACATAtgattttaaatttaaatacatACGTTCCAAGCAGGGGGTCTAGAACACACAAGCACTTACAttcaatacacactcacacacacacacacactcacacacacactcacacacacactcacacacacactcacacacacactcacacacacactcacacacacactcacacacacactcacacacacactcacacacacactcacacacacacttccactcaCAGGTCAGTGAGCAAAGCCTTCAGCGAGGCCTCTCGTCTGAACAAGACAGCTCTGAGACGCAGGCGAGGAAATGAAGAAGAATGGAGGAATGAGAGAATGAGAAGATAAGAATGGTGCTAGCAATAGAGAAGACCCCTGTGGCGAATGGGCTTCTAGAACAAGGACTGAGAGTTCAGAGTGAGGGAAACCATGAGGTAGGGTGGAGACAAGCTTGGGCATTCATGTTTTTGACAGGAGCACACAATTTAGAAGAGCTGTGGTGACAGGAGGTAATGCAGGGATTCTCACTTGTCTCCTTTAGTTTGTTTATCCTTGTCCTTGTGTTCCTCTAAGGATGGCCCTTCTGAAAGGTGCTCCAATGGGTCCCTTAGCTCCTACACCACAAAAAACCAGACAGTTACAGTGTAAAGACCACAGACAAACTGAACACACAGTGTTGTACTACACAGTATAATATAAACAGTATATCAtccaaaacaacaactttactggagaggtcagtgtaaaaagatttttttgcaagtcattttggagcatttggtccatttatcaggaCATTTTGACAACGTATAAAACAACTACTCAATTCAATTAGTTCTGTGAATACTGTGTTCAGTGGGTCTCAGTCACACTTGTCACAAACCTTAAGGGTAGTGAACTGGTAGGGCACATATCCTCTGAAGGCCTCATGGATGCCAGACATGATATGAGCCGTTTTCTCCCAAAACTGCAGCAGCGTGGTCTATAagggacacacaaacacaaacacacacacacacacaaaatatcaCACTTGGCCCAAACACACCCGCCTACTGTGAGAATGGGCTATGAATAAAAGTCAGAGAAGCTGACAGATGGAGGGAAAGAGTGAGGGAGACAGATGGAGAGCAGAGACAGtgataagagaaagagagagagacagatggaaggaaaagagggaaggagagaaggaaagaTAGATAAGGAAAGATAGATTGAAAGTTACGAGTACCTGATAAGTgcagagggagtgagagagcatGTTACAGCGACTGGCCCCCAGCATGTCCACTTTCTGACACACATCGTTCTTCAGCTTATCAAAGTGCACCTTCGTCCCCCTCACCTGTGCTTGCACctgcatgcatacatacacacaaacacaaaaacttACAACAGAAGGCTGCAAGTAGTGGTCTGCCGAGTCCTGCATGATCCACACAATAGCTAGCGGGGGAAGTAAAATCTATCTGCTGGACCTTGCTTATTAAATCTGGCTTGTTAAAATTACGTTGTCCCTATATCAGTATTAAACCATGATTTTCTTAACGTACACCTGATAATTTCTTCACGGAACGACGTTGACGGTAAAGCTGTAAaatttactgttactgtagcTGCATCCTAACTTACACATGTCTATACTTTATTGGGGCaactacactaatgaatgcTATTCTAATGGTGGCCAATGGCCCGCTAATTTGGCATGCACTCAAAAAGCAGCATTTACAAATTCTCTAACAAACTGCACTTACAGAGTAATCACCCCAGAATTCACTTTAACCAAACCGAAGCTGACGGGTATAAACCGGCCAGTAGTCTGATGGAACCCTGCATATCATTTTACCTGGTAACACGTACAAGCTTTTGGTAATTTTTAGTAAATCAGAGCGAACCTTCAGGTCCTTTTCGAGTCAAGTCCTTTTGAGGGGTGCTGCAGCTATTAATCATCAGCTGGTAAAGTGTTTAATCATACATATTCATTTAAGACAGTAAAGGAAAATGTGCCAAAGCAACCACGTAAATACCTGTTTATGATGTTGGGACTGAACATCATGACCTTAGTCTGGAACTCTGAACATGCTTTGTGTGCCCTGTACtttctctcagacacacacatagtaCATCCATCCATTTTGACCCAGACAAAGCTCTAATGTGTCTGTGccagcaaatgtgtgtgtgtgtgtgtgtgtataaaaccaGGTCTCAATTACTGTTCCTTTTGTACACCTGCAGACCAGCAGACCACTGAGGAAATCAGAGAGCAGCCCGAGCTGAACCCCTCCAAACCCCCACAGCCTGTAAACACAACTAAGCCAAAGACACTCAACACCAGTCGTAACCATGCCTACTGCTTACCCTTCAtttcctctctccccctctctctctttcccactcATTCACACTCcttatctcactctctcatacacaatctctctctctcacccactcacacaatctcactctttcactttctATTCCGCAGCAAAAACCCTAAAGTCACACTAAGGGTGGGTAGTTTTACCACGATTTTCTTTTGCTGTTTGAATAACAATCATCAAAACATAGGTTATATTGttatgaataaaaatataaaaaagcaaAAGGTTTAATATTTGATGATTGTGTACAACACTGCTTACACTGCAGGTTATTTTTGTCTGGAGGACTGCTCTAAAGTAAGTTAATGCACACAACATCATGTCAGATTTACtgacaatacttttttttaaccctctggagtcagctctctcagctctcttTATAAATGAGACCCCACGTGAGCtcctagagcactgtgtgaggAATTACTCCcaccctaaacctgaaaattttaaatctgattttataatttttttatatttcctgTGAAAACACACCTTTAGTCATACGGACAAACTGTTTTAGTGCTTGAAAtgggtttaccagagtcttTACTTTACAAAAGTAGTGGAAGTGTTAAACAGTGAAGACAAAAGACGAATTTGAGTGTCCAATGGACAGTTTCACACAAACCCATAGACGGAtgcacaaatccaccaattacagatgagaggcagatgacggacacacaaatccaccaggtAGACAGGGTGAGCGGCAGAAACAAGTCTGTCGACTAGTCTTCATGGCCTCATAACTCCGGAGTCACATATAATCTGACATAATATGCAATGGAAAGGGTGGGATTTACGGATTCAGGAAAATCAACCATATTTCTATGCGGTGTTGTCATAAagatattattaataacactgAGAAACATGACATTTGATGCACTGGCACGTTCATGGACTGTGTTAATTTTTTTAGTTaaatttttagattttattatACATCCTGTGTATTCAATATACTCAAGCCTCTCCACCTCAACTTCTTTTTCTCTGTGGACTGAGAGCGTGAGGGTAGCAGTTTGTGCGTTTCTGACCTTGCGGAACTTCTCCAGTTGTTTGTAGGTGTCAGGGTCAAGCTCCTGGGAGACATCCTTCATCCAGAGCAGAGCACCGCGGTACTCAGTGCGGGCCTTCTCCATGCGCTCCACCGTCAGCAGCGTGTCTGCTATGGCCCGCCGCCGAAACGTCTCCACCTCCTGCTCCAGCCGCTGCAGTGGAGGACACAGAGCCAGCCTGCAAGAGAGAGGGGACGCTAATGATTACACTGATTCTAGGAGTGTTTTGTGTATATGTTTGTAACAGCTACTAACACCTTCCATGTGTAATTATAGCAAGTTTCTTACATAATAACAacatatttcaaattaaatgtGTTGAATAAATTAATGTATGAttgacaaagacagacagacgctcaaaaaaaggaaaaacaatgaCACTGGGCTCGGACATCTGTCAAAAAGGTCTAGCAGGATACAACTGATCGGTCCTCTTGGTTGTTGCAATGCCAATGGCAAAAGACATCAGTCACTGGTCCAGTAAATTCACGTACATGAAAACATGATGTCCCGATTTGATCCAGAGGCTAAGGGTTAATATAaagttctgatcctttgtttttgtaaGCCCCATCAATGAATATTATTCACAGTCAtttttgttagcaacattagccttgtagctccagtactaaactacagaaacaaaaaaacattgaatgTAAACCAGTGTGTAAATATGTGAGCaaggaagtgtgtgtttgtctgagcatgaataaatgagagagTGAATCATAAATTAGCGTGCCTGTGTACCTCTGCTTGGCGGAGCTGCAGAGGGCTTTACTGGTGGCATCCATCATGCTTCCTGCTTTGGTTTTGTCATGTTCGGCCTGGAAGCGCAGAAACAGGCCCATTTCGTTCTCCTCCTGAGACAAGTCTAAGGGTCAAAAAGATCAGAGTGGTCAACATGTGGGTCACCAAGACCTCAGCTTTTAGGCTGAGTAATAAGGTGTGGTGTGTAATatttaatactgtaataaaaagagcCTGTGTTGTTGTATTCTTACAGACTGACATTTTCTACAGCAATACACTTTATTAGCACAATTCATTATGATTTGCAACATATGCACTATATAGGccctcaaaaacacagtactcATTTTTCCATTAACATTAACAGGCTGGACAGTAGTGTTTACTTTTACTCAGATTTAATGCCTACAATGGTATGCTTGTATACTAGAACACTTTTCCTGgaatatcatttttaaaaatcctaaaaaaaaaacaatatattgtttttttgcatatattttttaaaatgcaaatTTAAAAGGCACTTACATATAAGATAATACCCACATAATTCATATCAACATGTTCAAACCAATCTCAGCTCTCTATAAAATGACACCATGTGACCTAATCACTGTGTGAAGAGATCCTCTGACCCTAAAACTGAAACACTGAAGTcagattttagaaattcttccACATTTCCATACCTCTACTCATGTGGAagaattgttttggtgcttgaaataGGTTTAGTCTTAACTTCACATAAGCAGTGAAGCAGAGATActactttattcatacactcCATGAGTTTCTGAGTGGccactggtcagtttcacacaaatccaccagttgGACACGGTGAGAGGCAGAGACGAGTATCGCGACCCGTCTTCACAGCCTCATTACGTCACGTACGGTCTGGCAATATAAAGGGAGAGCTCTACAGATTCAGAAAATGTTGGAACCGTATTTCTGCACTGTGTTAtcacaaagatattaatagaaacattgagaaacACTGAATATGATGTGCCGGCATGTtcgtagactccagagggttaattaGATGACATGCAGCTTAGTTTgcatataaatcactgtactcagaaTGAGAGAATATTTCAATTTCTATGAATCCGttgctactgatgcattttgtgtgCATGTCAAAATAGTGTGTATTGTGaaactgtctttaaatatcatgacaTAATAGTTCCACCATATCGCCCACCACCTATTGCCAATACAACCCCAAA from Salminus brasiliensis chromosome 7, fSalBra1.hap2, whole genome shotgun sequence encodes:
- the ical1 gene encoding islet cell autoantigen 1-like isoform X1, which translates into the protein MDGYGFSSDMFSGRSVLGEDRSVMARMQKKFWKTKQVLIKATGKKEDEYVVASDADLDAKLEFFRSIQATCTELLKVIEKYQQKITHLSQEENEMGLFLRFQAEHDKTKAGSMMDATSKALCSSAKQRLALCPPLQRLEQEVETFRRRAIADTLLTVERMEKARTEYRGALLWMKDVSQELDPDTYKQLEKFRKVQAQVRGTKVHFDKLKNDVCQKVDMLGASRCNMLSHSLCTYQTTLLQFWEKTAHIMSGIHEAFRGYVPYQFTTLKELRDPLEHLSEGPSLEEHKDKDKQTKGDNLVSLEEDQSGESVPVADSALGSDGHHKDSDSSLCASLDSASLEPSGPISGVSLDDDLLLMASDTAPTLFPAMIPAMIPPVPIAQSQSCPEATLSPAEQWDSAVFQGDIPEAFPSMPLPEKVGRDLLSGLTPQSGAEDDGERGDLAFLQDLLSPGASSGADDFSKAWQDAFGYFEPPAAAPSTTHNPAASNPTAPLSPSQPASPTGFLPSQLLDHSLSTTGWVTPPMFQAQPLQPPPTSGQIPAAQSSPRTSASAVAPKGGTRDMSAWFNLFADLDPLSNPDAIGRTDEELLNA
- the ical1 gene encoding islet cell autoantigen 1-like isoform X2, coding for MDGYGFSSDMFSGRSVLGEDRSVMARMQKKFWKTKQVLIKATGKKEDEYVVASDADLDAKLEFFRSIQATCTELLKVIEKYQQKITHLSQEENEMGLFLRFQAEHDKTKAGSMMDATSKALCSSAKQRLALCPPLQRLEQEVETFRRRAIADTLLTVERMEKARTEYRGALLWMKDVSQELDPDTYKQLEKFRKVQAQVRGTKVHFDKLKNDVCQKVDMLGASRCNMLSHSLCTYQTTLLQFWEKTAHIMSGIHEAFRGYVPYQFTTLKELRDPLEHLSEGPSLEEHKDKDKQTKGDNLVSLEEDQSGESVPVADSALGSDGHHKDSDSSLCASLDSVGRDLLSGLTPQSGAEDDGERGDLAFLQDLLSPGASSGADDFSKAWQDAFGYFEPPAAAPSTTHNPAASNPTAPLSPSQPASPTGFLPSQLLDHSLSTTGWVTPPMFQAQPLQPPPTSGQIPAAQSSPRTSASAVAPKGGTRDMSAWFNLFADLDPLSNPDAIGRTDEELLNA